A DNA window from Loxodonta africana isolate mLoxAfr1 chromosome 7, mLoxAfr1.hap2, whole genome shotgun sequence contains the following coding sequences:
- the MADD gene encoding MAP kinase-activating death domain protein isoform X22 gives MVQKKKLCPRLLDYLVIVGARHPSSDSVAQTPELLRRYPLEDHAEFPLPPDVVFFCQPEGCLSVRQRRMSLRDDTSFVFTLTDKDTGVTRYGICVNFYRSFQKRMPKEKGEVGGGSRGKEGTRAMCVSEEAGTESSESGSSLQPPSADSTPDVNQSPRGKRRAKGGSRSRNSTLTSLCVLSHYPFFSTFRECLYTLKRLVDCCSERLLGKKLGIPRGIQRDTMWRIFTGSLLVEEKSSALLHDLREIEAWIYRLLRSPVPVSGQKRVDIEVLPQELQPALTFALPDPSRFNLVDFPLHLPLELLGVDACLQVLTCILLEHKVVLQSRDYNALSMSVMAFVAMIYPLEYMFPVIPLLPTCMASAEQLLLAPTPYIIGVPASFFLYKLDFKMPDDVWLVDLDSSRVIAPTNAEVLPILPEPESLELKKHLKQALASMSLNTQPILNLEKFHEGQEIPLLLGRPSNDLQSTPSTEFNPLIYGNDVDSVDVATRVAMVRFFNSPNVLQGFQMHTRTLRLFPRPVVAFQAGSFLASRPRQTPFAGKLSRTQAVEYFGEWILNPTNYAFQRIHNNMFDPALIGDKPKWYAHQLQPINYRVYDGNSQLAEALSVPPERDSDSDPTDDSGSDSMDYDDSSSSYSSLGDFVSEMMKCDINGDTPNVDPLTHAALGDASEVEIAELQNQKEAEEPGPDSETSQENVPQRSSSSTTASSSPSTLTRGAHSEPADSSEMDVKAALGVSKSLPTVPPSVGRSHVDRRQTEIGEGAQKLLRPNSLKLASDSDAESDSRASSPNSTVSNNSTEGFGGIMSFASSLYRNHSTSFSLSNLTLPTKGAREKTTPFPSLKGNRRALVDQKSSVIKHSPTVKREPPSPQGRSSNSSENQQFLKEVVHSVLDGQGVGWLNMKKVRRLLESEQLRVFVLSKLNRTVQSEEDARQDVIPDVEISRKVYKGMLDLLKCTVLSLEQSYAHAGLGGMASIFGLLEIAQTHYYSKEPDKRKRSPTESVNTPVGKDPGLAGRGDPKAMTQLRVPQLGPRALSAPGKGPKELDTRSLKEENFVASIGPEAVKPVFDLGETEEKKSQISADSGVSLTSGSQRTDPDSVIGVSPAVMIRSSSQDSEVSTVVSNSSGETLGADSDLSSNAGDGPGGEGSVHLASSRATLSDSEIETNSATSAIFGKAHSLKPSTKEKLVGSPIRSSEDVSQRVYLYEGLLGKERSTLWDQMQFWEDAFLDAVMLEREGMGMDQGPQEMIDRYLSLGEHDRKRLEDDEDRLLATLLHNLISYMLLMKVNKNDIRKKVRRLMGKSHIGLVYSQQINEVLDQLASLNGRDLSIRSSGSRHMKKQTFVVHAGTDTNGDIFFMEVCDDCVVLRSNIGTVYERWWYEKLINMTYCPKTKVLCLWRRNGSETQLNKFYTKKCRELYYCVKDSMERAAARQQSIKPGPELGGEFPVQDMKTGEGGLLQVTLEGINLKFVHNQFLKLKKW, from the exons ATGGTGCAAAAAAAGAAGCTCTGTCCTCGGTTACTTGACTATCTAGTGATCGTTGGGGCCAG GCATCCGAGCAGTGACAGCGTGGCCCAGACTCCTGAACTGCTACGGCGCTACCCTTTAGAGGATCATGCCGAGTTTCCGCTGCCCCCTGATGTGGTGTTCTTCTGCCAGCCAGAGGGCTGTCTGAGTGTGCGGCAGCGGCGCATGAGCCTGAGGGATGATACATCTTTTGTCTTCACCCTCACTGACAAGGACACTGGAGTCACACGTTATGGCATCTGTGTTAACTTCTACCGCTCCTTCCAAAAGCGAATGCCTAAGGAAAAGGGGGAAGTTGGGGGAGGGTCCCGTGGGAAGGAAGGAACCCGTGCCATGTGTGTCTCCGAAGAGGCTGGCACTGAGAGCTCCGAGAGTGGCTCATCCCTGCAGCCTCCCAGTGCCGACTCCACCCCTGATGTGAACCAGTCTCCTCGGGGCAAGCGCCGGGCCAAGGGGGGAAGCCGTTCCCGCAACAGCACCCTGACGTCCCTGTGTGTGCTCAGCCACTATCCCTTCTTTTCCACCTTCCGAGAGTGTCTGTATACCCTCAAACGTCTGGTGGACTGCTGTAGCGAGCGACTTCTGGGGAAGAAGCTGGGCATTCCTCGAGGCATACAAAG GGACACCATGTGGCGCATCTTCACTGGATCATTGCTGGTGGAGGAGAAGTCAAGTGCCCTTCTGCATGACCTTCGAGAGATCGAGGCCTGGATCTATCGATTGCTGCGCTCTCCAGTACCTGTCTCTGGGCAGAAGCGAGTAGACATTGAGGTCCTACCCCAGGAGCTCCAGCCAGCTCTGACCTTTGCTCTGCCAGACCCCTCTCGATTCAACCTAGTGGATTTCCCATTGCACCTTCCCTTGGAACTTCTGGGTGTGGACGCCTGTCTTCAGGTGCTAACCTGCATCCTGTTAGAGCACAAG GTGGTGCTACAGTCCCGAGACTACAACGCACTTTCTATGTCTGTGATGGCATTCGTGGCAATGATCTACCCCTTGGAGTATATGTTTCCTGTTATCCCACTGCTTCCCACCTGCATGGCATCGGCAGAGCAG CTGCTCTTGGCTCCAACCCCATACATCATTGGGGTCCCTGCCAGCTTCTTCCTCTACAAACTGGACTTCAAAATGCCTGATGATGTATGGCTAGTGGATCTGGACAGCAGTAGG GTGATTGCCCCCACCAATGCGGAAGTGCTACCCATCTTGCCAGAACCAGAATCATTAGAGCTGAAAAAACATTTAAAGCAG GCCTTAGCCAGCATGAGCCTCAACACCCAGCCCATCCTCAATCTGGAGAAATTTCATGAGGGCCAGGAGATCCCACTTCTCTTGGGAAGGCCCTCTAACGACCTGCAGTCCACGCCTTCCACTGAATTCAATCCACTCATCTATGGCAATGATGTGGATTCTGTGGATGTTGCAACTAG AGTGGCCATGGTACGTTTCTTCAACTCCCCTAACGTGCTACAGGGTTTTCAGATGCACACACGTACCCTGCGCCTCTTCCCTCGGCCTGTGGTAGCTTTTCAGGCTGGCTCCTTTCTAGCCTCACGTCCCCGGCAAACTCCATTTGCTGGGAAATTGTCCAGGACACAGGCTGTGGAGTACTTTGGAGAATGGATCCTTAACCCCACCAACTATGCCTTTCAGCGAATTCACAATA ATATGTTTGATCCAGCCCTAATTGGTGACAAGCCAAAATGGTATGCTCATCAGCTGCAGCCCATCAATTATCGAGTCTATGATGGCAATTCCCAGCTGGCCGAGGCCCTGAGTGTGCCACCGGAACGGGACTCTGACTCTGACCCCACTGATGACAG TGGCAGTGATAGTATGGACTATGATGACTCAAGCTCTTCTTACTCATCACTCGGCGACTTCGTTAGTGAGATGATGAAGTGTGACATCAATGGGGATACTCCTA ATGTAGACCCTCTGACGCACGCGGCACTGGGGGATGCCAGTGAGGTGGAGATCGCTGAGCTGCAGAACCAGAAGGAAGCTGAAGAACCTGGCCCAGACAGCGAGACCTCCCAGGAAAACGTGCCCCAGCGCTCTAGCTCCAGCACCACCGCCAGCAGTAGCCCCAGCACTCTCACCCGTGGAGCCCACTCT GAACCTGCTGACTCTTCGGAGATGGATGTTAAGGCAGCTCTAGGCGTCTCCAAGTCCCTCCCTACCGTGCCTCCCAGCGTTGGCAGATCGCACGTGGACAGGCGTCAGACAGAAATTGGAGAGGG GGCTCAAAAGCTGCTGCGGCCCAACAGCTTGAAACTGGCGAGTGACTCAGATGCAGAGTCAGACTCTCGAGCGAGCTCTCCCAATTCTACTGTCTCCAACAACAGCACCGAGGGCTTCGGGGGCATCATGTCTTTTGCCA GCAGCCTATATCGGAACCATAGCACAAGCTTCAGTCTTTCCAACCTCACACTGCCCACCAAAGGTGCCCGAGAGAAGACCACGCCCTTCCCTAGTCTGAAAG GAAACAGGAGGGCCTTAGTGGATCAGAAGTCATCTGTCATTAAACACAGCCCAACAGTGAAAAGAGAGCCTCCATCACCCCAGGGTCGATCCAGCAATTCTAG TGAGAACCAGCAGTTCTTGAAGGAGGTTGTGCACAGCGTGCTGGATGGCCAGGGAGTTGGCTGGCTCAACATGAAAAAGGTGCGACGGCTGCTGGAGAGCGAGCAGCTGCGAGTCTTTGTCCTGAGCAAGCTGAACCGCACCGTGCAGTCAGAGGAAGATGCCCGGCAGGATGTCATCCCAGATGTG GAGATCAGTCGAAAGGTGTACAAGGGAATGTTAGACCTGCTGAAGTGCACGGTGCTAAGTCTGGAGCAGTCCTATGCCCATGCAGGTCTGGGCGGCATGGCCAGCATCTTTGGGCTTCTGGAGATCGCCCAGACCCACTACTATAGTAAAG AACCAGACAAACGGAAGAGAAGTCCAACAGAAAGTGTAAATACACCAGTTGGCAAAGACCCTGGCCTGGCTGGGCGGGGAGACCCAAAGGCTATGACACAGCTGAgagttccccagctgggacctCGGGCACTAAGTGCTCCAGGAAAGGGTCCTAAGGAACTGGACACGAGAAGTTTAAAGGAAGAGAATTTTGTAGCGTCTATTG GGCCTGAAGCAGTCAAACCCGTCTTTGACCTTGGTGAGACAGAGGAGAAAAAGTCCCAGATCAGCGCAGACAGTGGTGTGAGCCTGACATCTGGTTCCCAG AGGACTGATCCAGACTCTGTCATTGGTGTGAGTCCAGCTGTTATGATCCGAAGCTCAAGCCAGGATTCTGAAGTTAGCACCGTG GTGAGTAATAGTTCTGGAGAGACCCTTGGAGCAGACAGTGACCTGAGCAGCAACGCAGGTGATGGACCAGGTGGTGAGGGCAGTGTCCACTTGGCAAGCTCTCGGGCCACTTTGTCTGATAGTGAAATTGAGACCAACTCTGCCACAAGCGCCATCTTC GGTAAAGCCCACAGCTTGAAGCCAAGCAcaaaggagaagctggtgggcaGCCCCATTCGCTCTTCTGAAGATGTAAGCCAGCGGGTCTATCTCTACGAGGGGCTCCTAG GCAAAGAGCGTTCTACTTTATGGGACCAAATGCAGTTTTGGGAAGATGCGTTCTTAGATGCTGTGATGTTGGAGAGAGAAGGGATGGGTATGGACCAGGGTCCCCAGGAAATGATTGACAG GTACCTGTCCCTGGGAGAACATGACCGGAAGCGCCTGGAGGATGATGAAGATCGCTTGCTGGCCACGCTTTTGCACAACCTTATCTCTTACATGCTGCTGATGAAG GTAAATAAGAATGACATCCGGAAGAAGGTGAGGCGCCTTATGGGGAAGTCCCACATCGGGCTTGTATACAGCCAGCAAATCAATGAGGTGCTTGATCAGCTGGCAAGCCTG AATGGACGCGATCTCTCTATCCGGTCCAGTGGCAGCAggcacatgaagaagcagacatTTGTGGTACACGCAGGGACAGACACAAACGGAGATATCTTTTTCATGGAG
- the MADD gene encoding MAP kinase-activating death domain protein isoform X21 encodes MVQKKKLCPRLLDYLVIVGARHPSSDSVAQTPELLRRYPLEDHAEFPLPPDVVFFCQPEGCLSVRQRRMSLRDDTSFVFTLTDKDTGVTRYGICVNFYRSFQKRMPKEKGEVGGGSRGKEGTRAMCVSEEAGTESSESGSSLQPPSADSTPDVNQSPRGKRRAKGGSRSRNSTLTSLCVLSHYPFFSTFRECLYTLKRLVDCCSERLLGKKLGIPRGIQRDTMWRIFTGSLLVEEKSSALLHDLREIEAWIYRLLRSPVPVSGQKRVDIEVLPQELQPALTFALPDPSRFNLVDFPLHLPLELLGVDACLQVLTCILLEHKVVLQSRDYNALSMSVMAFVAMIYPLEYMFPVIPLLPTCMASAEQLLLAPTPYIIGVPASFFLYKLDFKMPDDVWLVDLDSSRVIAPTNAEVLPILPEPESLELKKHLKQALASMSLNTQPILNLEKFHEGQEIPLLLGRPSNDLQSTPSTEFNPLIYGNDVDSVDVATRVAMVRFFNSPNVLQGFQMHTRTLRLFPRPVVAFQAGSFLASRPRQTPFAGKLSRTQAVEYFGEWILNPTNYAFQRIHNNMFDPALIGDKPKWYAHQLQPINYRVYDGNSQLAEALSVPPERDSDSDPTDDSGSDSMDYDDSSSSYSSLGDFVSEMMKCDINGDTPNVDPLTHAALGDASEVEIAELQNQKEAEEPGPDSETSQENVPQRSSSSTTASSSPSTLTRGAHSEPADSSEMDVKAALGVSKSLPTVPPSVGRSHVDRRQTEIGEGAQKLLRPNSLKLASDSDAESDSRASSPNSTVSNNSTEGFGGIMSFASSLYRNHSTSFSLSNLTLPTKGAREKTTPFPSLKGNRRALVDQKSSVIKHSPTVKREPPSPQGRSSNSSENQQFLKEVVHSVLDGQGVGWLNMKKVRRLLESEQLRVFVLSKLNRTVQSEEDARQDVIPDVEISRKVYKGMLDLLKCTVLSLEQSYAHAGLGGMASIFGLLEIAQTHYYSKEPDKRKRSPTESVNTPVGKDPGLAGRGDPKAMTQLRVPQLGPRALSAPGKGPKELDTRSLKEENFVASIGPEAVKPVFDLGETEEKKSQISADSGVSLTSGSQRTDPDSVIGVSPAVMIRSSSQDSEVSNSSGETLGADSDLSSNAGDGPGGEGSVHLASSRATLSDSEIETNSATSAIFGKAHSLKPSTKEKLVGSPIRSSEDVSQRVYLYEGLLGRDKGSMWDQLEDAAMETFSISKERSTLWDQMQFWEDAFLDAVMLEREGMGMDQGPQEMIDRYLSLGEHDRKRLEDDEDRLLATLLHNLISYMLLMKVNKNDIRKKVRRLMGKSHIGLVYSQQINEVLDQLASLNGRDLSIRSSGSRHMKKQTFVVHAGTDTNGDIFFMEVCDDCVVLRSNIGTVYERWWYEKLINMTYCPKTKVLCLWRRNGSETQLNKFYTKKCRELYYCVKDSMERAAARQQSIKPGPELGGEFPVQDMKTGEGGLLQVTLEGINLKFVHNQFLKLKKW; translated from the exons ATGGTGCAAAAAAAGAAGCTCTGTCCTCGGTTACTTGACTATCTAGTGATCGTTGGGGCCAG GCATCCGAGCAGTGACAGCGTGGCCCAGACTCCTGAACTGCTACGGCGCTACCCTTTAGAGGATCATGCCGAGTTTCCGCTGCCCCCTGATGTGGTGTTCTTCTGCCAGCCAGAGGGCTGTCTGAGTGTGCGGCAGCGGCGCATGAGCCTGAGGGATGATACATCTTTTGTCTTCACCCTCACTGACAAGGACACTGGAGTCACACGTTATGGCATCTGTGTTAACTTCTACCGCTCCTTCCAAAAGCGAATGCCTAAGGAAAAGGGGGAAGTTGGGGGAGGGTCCCGTGGGAAGGAAGGAACCCGTGCCATGTGTGTCTCCGAAGAGGCTGGCACTGAGAGCTCCGAGAGTGGCTCATCCCTGCAGCCTCCCAGTGCCGACTCCACCCCTGATGTGAACCAGTCTCCTCGGGGCAAGCGCCGGGCCAAGGGGGGAAGCCGTTCCCGCAACAGCACCCTGACGTCCCTGTGTGTGCTCAGCCACTATCCCTTCTTTTCCACCTTCCGAGAGTGTCTGTATACCCTCAAACGTCTGGTGGACTGCTGTAGCGAGCGACTTCTGGGGAAGAAGCTGGGCATTCCTCGAGGCATACAAAG GGACACCATGTGGCGCATCTTCACTGGATCATTGCTGGTGGAGGAGAAGTCAAGTGCCCTTCTGCATGACCTTCGAGAGATCGAGGCCTGGATCTATCGATTGCTGCGCTCTCCAGTACCTGTCTCTGGGCAGAAGCGAGTAGACATTGAGGTCCTACCCCAGGAGCTCCAGCCAGCTCTGACCTTTGCTCTGCCAGACCCCTCTCGATTCAACCTAGTGGATTTCCCATTGCACCTTCCCTTGGAACTTCTGGGTGTGGACGCCTGTCTTCAGGTGCTAACCTGCATCCTGTTAGAGCACAAG GTGGTGCTACAGTCCCGAGACTACAACGCACTTTCTATGTCTGTGATGGCATTCGTGGCAATGATCTACCCCTTGGAGTATATGTTTCCTGTTATCCCACTGCTTCCCACCTGCATGGCATCGGCAGAGCAG CTGCTCTTGGCTCCAACCCCATACATCATTGGGGTCCCTGCCAGCTTCTTCCTCTACAAACTGGACTTCAAAATGCCTGATGATGTATGGCTAGTGGATCTGGACAGCAGTAGG GTGATTGCCCCCACCAATGCGGAAGTGCTACCCATCTTGCCAGAACCAGAATCATTAGAGCTGAAAAAACATTTAAAGCAG GCCTTAGCCAGCATGAGCCTCAACACCCAGCCCATCCTCAATCTGGAGAAATTTCATGAGGGCCAGGAGATCCCACTTCTCTTGGGAAGGCCCTCTAACGACCTGCAGTCCACGCCTTCCACTGAATTCAATCCACTCATCTATGGCAATGATGTGGATTCTGTGGATGTTGCAACTAG AGTGGCCATGGTACGTTTCTTCAACTCCCCTAACGTGCTACAGGGTTTTCAGATGCACACACGTACCCTGCGCCTCTTCCCTCGGCCTGTGGTAGCTTTTCAGGCTGGCTCCTTTCTAGCCTCACGTCCCCGGCAAACTCCATTTGCTGGGAAATTGTCCAGGACACAGGCTGTGGAGTACTTTGGAGAATGGATCCTTAACCCCACCAACTATGCCTTTCAGCGAATTCACAATA ATATGTTTGATCCAGCCCTAATTGGTGACAAGCCAAAATGGTATGCTCATCAGCTGCAGCCCATCAATTATCGAGTCTATGATGGCAATTCCCAGCTGGCCGAGGCCCTGAGTGTGCCACCGGAACGGGACTCTGACTCTGACCCCACTGATGACAG TGGCAGTGATAGTATGGACTATGATGACTCAAGCTCTTCTTACTCATCACTCGGCGACTTCGTTAGTGAGATGATGAAGTGTGACATCAATGGGGATACTCCTA ATGTAGACCCTCTGACGCACGCGGCACTGGGGGATGCCAGTGAGGTGGAGATCGCTGAGCTGCAGAACCAGAAGGAAGCTGAAGAACCTGGCCCAGACAGCGAGACCTCCCAGGAAAACGTGCCCCAGCGCTCTAGCTCCAGCACCACCGCCAGCAGTAGCCCCAGCACTCTCACCCGTGGAGCCCACTCT GAACCTGCTGACTCTTCGGAGATGGATGTTAAGGCAGCTCTAGGCGTCTCCAAGTCCCTCCCTACCGTGCCTCCCAGCGTTGGCAGATCGCACGTGGACAGGCGTCAGACAGAAATTGGAGAGGG GGCTCAAAAGCTGCTGCGGCCCAACAGCTTGAAACTGGCGAGTGACTCAGATGCAGAGTCAGACTCTCGAGCGAGCTCTCCCAATTCTACTGTCTCCAACAACAGCACCGAGGGCTTCGGGGGCATCATGTCTTTTGCCA GCAGCCTATATCGGAACCATAGCACAAGCTTCAGTCTTTCCAACCTCACACTGCCCACCAAAGGTGCCCGAGAGAAGACCACGCCCTTCCCTAGTCTGAAAG GAAACAGGAGGGCCTTAGTGGATCAGAAGTCATCTGTCATTAAACACAGCCCAACAGTGAAAAGAGAGCCTCCATCACCCCAGGGTCGATCCAGCAATTCTAG TGAGAACCAGCAGTTCTTGAAGGAGGTTGTGCACAGCGTGCTGGATGGCCAGGGAGTTGGCTGGCTCAACATGAAAAAGGTGCGACGGCTGCTGGAGAGCGAGCAGCTGCGAGTCTTTGTCCTGAGCAAGCTGAACCGCACCGTGCAGTCAGAGGAAGATGCCCGGCAGGATGTCATCCCAGATGTG GAGATCAGTCGAAAGGTGTACAAGGGAATGTTAGACCTGCTGAAGTGCACGGTGCTAAGTCTGGAGCAGTCCTATGCCCATGCAGGTCTGGGCGGCATGGCCAGCATCTTTGGGCTTCTGGAGATCGCCCAGACCCACTACTATAGTAAAG AACCAGACAAACGGAAGAGAAGTCCAACAGAAAGTGTAAATACACCAGTTGGCAAAGACCCTGGCCTGGCTGGGCGGGGAGACCCAAAGGCTATGACACAGCTGAgagttccccagctgggacctCGGGCACTAAGTGCTCCAGGAAAGGGTCCTAAGGAACTGGACACGAGAAGTTTAAAGGAAGAGAATTTTGTAGCGTCTATTG GGCCTGAAGCAGTCAAACCCGTCTTTGACCTTGGTGAGACAGAGGAGAAAAAGTCCCAGATCAGCGCAGACAGTGGTGTGAGCCTGACATCTGGTTCCCAG AGGACTGATCCAGACTCTGTCATTGGTGTGAGTCCAGCTGTTATGATCCGAAGCTCAAGCCAGGATTCTGAA GTGAGTAATAGTTCTGGAGAGACCCTTGGAGCAGACAGTGACCTGAGCAGCAACGCAGGTGATGGACCAGGTGGTGAGGGCAGTGTCCACTTGGCAAGCTCTCGGGCCACTTTGTCTGATAGTGAAATTGAGACCAACTCTGCCACAAGCGCCATCTTC GGTAAAGCCCACAGCTTGAAGCCAAGCAcaaaggagaagctggtgggcaGCCCCATTCGCTCTTCTGAAGATGTAAGCCAGCGGGTCTATCTCTACGAGGGGCTCCTAG GAAGGGACAAAGGATCCATGTGGGACCAGTTAGAGGATGCTGCTATGGAGACCTTTTCTATAA GCAAAGAGCGTTCTACTTTATGGGACCAAATGCAGTTTTGGGAAGATGCGTTCTTAGATGCTGTGATGTTGGAGAGAGAAGGGATGGGTATGGACCAGGGTCCCCAGGAAATGATTGACAG GTACCTGTCCCTGGGAGAACATGACCGGAAGCGCCTGGAGGATGATGAAGATCGCTTGCTGGCCACGCTTTTGCACAACCTTATCTCTTACATGCTGCTGATGAAG GTAAATAAGAATGACATCCGGAAGAAGGTGAGGCGCCTTATGGGGAAGTCCCACATCGGGCTTGTATACAGCCAGCAAATCAATGAGGTGCTTGATCAGCTGGCAAGCCTG AATGGACGCGATCTCTCTATCCGGTCCAGTGGCAGCAggcacatgaagaagcagacatTTGTGGTACACGCAGGGACAGACACAAACGGAGATATCTTTTTCATGGAG